The Paramisgurnus dabryanus chromosome 6, PD_genome_1.1, whole genome shotgun sequence genome has a window encoding:
- the LOC135748095 gene encoding tripartite motif-containing protein 16-like protein has protein sequence MAEANVYLAQDQFICSICLDLLKDPVTINCGHSYCMSCITDCWDQDDKKRDYGCPQCRQTFTTRPVLGKNTMLAEVVEKLKKTKLQTARPDQCYAEPGDVKCDVCTERKHKAVKSCLVCLNSYCQNHLEQHEKLFKGKHNLIDATGRLQQMICPQHEKLLEFYCKTDRQCICLWCMVGNHKFHKTISAKDERTEKQKQLKETQRKYQEIILESEKKLQELRDAVETHKRSAQTAVDNTERIFTQLIRSIEKRRSEVTHLIRDQEKTAVSEAEGLMKRLEQEIDDLTRRDAELEQISHTDDHINFIQNFQSLSASLGSIDSLNITVSSLLSYDDVVKSVSHLRDKLEDLCREERELISNRVKVIEIIPTPEPKTKEQFLQYYCPITGEENTLYNCLRLSEGNRVITHTYTGQRYPNHPDRFNGCYQVLCKEGVWGRCYWEVEWSGQVYISVSYKSINRKGGRDDCRFGFNDQSWCLCCSDSSCSFWHNNIETKLPVGSRSSRIGVYVDHSAGSLSFYSVSDTMTLIHKVNTTFTQPLYPGFYVSGRVKLCDLTK, from the exons ATGGCAGAAGCGAATGTTTATTTGGCTCAGGATCAGTTCATCTGTTCAATCTGTCTGGATCTACTGAAGGATCCTGTGACTATTAACTGTGGGCACAGTTACTGTATGAGCTGTATTACAGACTGCTGGGATCAGGATGATAAGAAGAGAGACTATGGCTGCCCTCAGTGCAGACAGACCTTCACTACAAGACCTGTTTTAGGTAAAAACACCATGCTGGCTGAAGTGGTGGAGAAACTAAAGAAGACTAAACTACAAACTGCTCGTCCTGATCAATGTTATGCTGAACCTGGAGATGTGAAGTGTGACGTCTGTActgagagaaaacacaaagcTGTCAAGTCCTGTCTGGTGTGTCTGAACTCTTACTGTCAAAATCATCTTGAACAACATGAGAAATTATTCAAAGGGAAGCACAACCTGATAGATGCCACTGGACGACTTCAGCAGATGATCTGCCCACAACATGAAAAGCTGTTagagttttactgtaaaactGATCGGCAATGTATATGTCTATGGTGTATGGTGGGCAACCATAAATTTCACAAAACTATATCAGCTAAAGATGAGAGGACCGAGAAACAG AAACAACTGAAGGAGACACAGAGAAAATACCAGGAGATAATCCTGGAGAGCGAGAAGAAGCTTCAGGAGCTGAGAGATGCTGTGGAGACTCATAAG CGCTCTGCACAGACAGCAGTGGACAACACTGAGAGGATCTTTACTCAACTGATTCGATCCATTGAGAAAAGACGATCTGAGGTGACACATCTGATCAGAGATCAGGAAAAGACTGCAGTGAGTGAAGCTGAAGGACTCATGAAGCGACTGGAGCAGGAGATTGATGATCTAACGAGAAGGGACGCTGAGCTGGAGCAAATTTCTCACACAGATGATCACATCAATTTCATCCAG AAttttcagtctctctctgcTTCTCTTGGATCTATAGATTCACTCAACATCACTGTCAGTTCTCTCCTCTCTTATGATGATGTAGTGAAATCTGTTTCTCATCTGAGGGATAAACTGGAGGATTTGTGCAGAGAAGAGAGAGAACTGATATCCAATAGAG TAAAGGTTATTGAAATCATTCCCACCCCTGAACCCAAGACCAAGGAGCAGTTCCTACAAT ATTATTGTCCGATCACTGGAGAAGAAAACACATTGTATAATTGTCTCCGTCTGTCTGAAGGGAACAGAGTGATTACTCACACTTACACAGGCCAGCGGTATCCTAATCATCCAGACAGATTCAATGGTTGTTATCAGGTGTTGTGTAAAGAGGGTGTGTGGGGACGCTGTTACTGGGAGGTTGAGTGGAGCGGTCAGGTGTATATATCAGTGTCATATAAGAGCATCAACAGGAAGGGAGGCCGTGATGATTGTAGGTTTGGATTTAATGATCAGTCCTGGTGTTTGTGCTGCTCTGACTCCAGTTGTTCATTCTGGCACAATAACATTGAGACTAAACTCCCAGTAGGGTCCAGATCTTCTAGAATAGGAGTGTATGTGGATCACAGTGCAGGATCTCTGTCCTTCTACAGCGTCTCTGACACAATGACCCTCATCCACAAAGTCAACACCACATTCACTCAACCTCTCTATCCTGGGTTTTATGTTTCTGGAAGAGTGAAACTGTGTGATCTGACTAAATAG